In one window of Carcharodon carcharias isolate sCarCar2 chromosome 14, sCarCar2.pri, whole genome shotgun sequence DNA:
- the c14h19orf25 gene encoding UPF0449 protein C19orf25 homolog encodes MTSKSKKRVILPTRPEPPTIEQILEDVRSARQSDPVFASLAEGCEEFLAPVRAEVLMPDVETQYQQSKAYVELNKRLQEELSELASQSEELKKAGEQLDRSISEIKDKNFQN; translated from the exons ATGACATCAAAAAGCAAGAAGCGTGTCATTCTGCCCACTCGACCAGAGCCTCCCACAATCGAACAAATTCTGGAAGATGTCAGAAGTGCCAGACAGTCTGATCCAGTATTCGCTTCGTTAGCCGAAGGCTGTGAGG AGTTTCTGGCCCCAGTAAGAGCAGAAGTGTTGATGCCAGATGTGGAGACTCAGTACCAGCAAAGCAAAGCTTATGTTGAATTGAACAAACGTTTACAAGAGGAGCTTAGTGAGTTGGCATCACAATCTGAGGAGTTGAAGAAAGCAGGGGAACAGCTTGATCGAAGTATTTCTGAAATTAAAGATAAGAATTTTCAAAACTAA